From the genome of Burkholderia cepacia ATCC 25416:
CGTCCGCACTGCCCTATGCCAACGGGCAGATCCACATCGGCCACCTGGTCGAGTACATCCAGACCGACATCTGGGTGCGGACGCTGCGAATGCATGGCCATGAGGTCTACTACATCGGCGCCGACGACACGCACGGCACGCCGATCATGCTGCGCGCGGAGAAGGAAGGCCTGACCCCGAAGCAGCTGATCGACCGCGTGTGGACCGAGCACAAGCGCGACTTCGACAGCTTCGGCGTGTCGTTCGACAATTTCTACTCGACCGATTCGGACGAGAACCGCGTGCTGAGCGAGAAGATCTACGTCGCGCTGCAGGAAGCCGGTTTCATCGCCGAGCGCGAGATCGAGCAGGCGTACGATCCCGTCAAGGAAATGTTCCTGCCCGACCGCTTCATCAAGGGCGAGTGCCCGAAGTGCCACGCGAAGGATCAGTACGGCGACAGCTGCGAAGTGTGCGGTTCGACCTACCTGCCCACCGAACTGCTGAACCCGTATTCGGTCGTATCGGGCGCGACGCCGGTGCGCAAGACGTCGAAGCACTACTTCTTCCGCCTGTCCGACCCGCGCTGCGAAACGTTCCTGCGCGAATGGGTGAGCGGCCTCGCGCAGCCCGAAGCGACCAACAAGATGCGCGAATGGCTCGGCGACGCCGGCGAGTCCAAGCTCGCCGACTGGGACATCTCGCGCGACGCGCCGTATTTCGGCTTCGAGATCCCTGGCGCGCCCGGCAAGTATTTCTACGTGTGGCTCGACGCGCCCGTCGGCTACTACGCGAGCTTCAAGAACCTGTGCGACCGCAACGGCGTCGACTTCGACGCGTGGATCCGCCCGGGCTCGACCACCGAGCAGTATCACTTCATCGGCAAGGACATCCTGTACTTCCACACGCTGTTCTGGCCCGCGATGCTCGAGTTCTCGGGCCACCGCACGCCGACCAACGTGTTCGCGCACGGCTTCCTGACGGTCGACGGCGCGAAGATGTCGAAGTCGCGCGGCACGTTCATCACCGCGCAGAGCTACATCGACACGGGCCTGAACCCCGAATGGCTGCGCTACTACTTCGCCGCGAAGCTGAACGCGACGATGGAAGACATCGACCTGAACCTCGACGATTTCCAGGCGCGCGTGAACAGCGATCTCGTCGGCAAGTACGTGAACATCGCGAGCCGCGCGGCAGGCTTCCTGATCAAGCGCTTCGACGGCCGCGTGCAGGACAGCGCGATGAACCATCCGCTCGTCGTGAAGCTGCGCGATGCGATTCCCGGGATCGCCGCGCACTACGAAGCACGCGAGTACGGCCGCGCGCTGCGCCACACGATGGAGCTCGCGGACGAAGTGAACGCGTACGTCGACGGCGCGAAACCGTGGGATCTCGCGAAGGATCCGGCCAACGCGGTCGCGCTGCACGAAACCTGCAGCGTGAGCCTCGAGTCCTTCCGCCTGCTGTCGCTCGCGCTGAAGCCGGTGATGCCGCGCGTGGCCGAGGCCGTCGAGTCGTTCTTCGGGATCGCGCCGCTCGCGTGGGCCGATGCCGCGAAGCCGCTGTCGTCGGAACAGCCGATCAAGGCGTACCAGCACCTGATGACGCGCGTCGACCCGAAGCAGATCGAGGCATTGCTCGCCGCGAACCGCGATTCGCTGCAGGCCGAGGCCACCGGCGCGGCCGCCGCGAGCGCGAACGCCGCCAAGGAGGCGAAGAACGCCAAGGTGAACGCGAAGCCGGCCGCCGTGAACGGCGCCGACGATGCCCCCATCTCGATCGACGATTTCGCGAAGATCGACCTGCGCATCGCGAAGATCGTCGCGTGCCAGGCCGTCGAGGGTTCGGACAAGCTGCTGCAGCTCACGCTCGACGTCGGCGAGGAAAAGACCCGCAACGTGTTCTCGGGCATCAAGTCGGCGTACCAGCCCGAGCAGCTCGTGGGCAAGCTGACCGTGATGGTCGCGAACCTCGCGCCGCGCAAGATGAAGTTCGGCCTGTCCGAAGGGATGGTGCTCGCCGCGTCGGCCACCGACGAGAAGGCGGAACCGGGCCTCTACATCCTCGAGCCGCACAGCGGCGCGAAGCCCGGCATGCGCGTGAAGTAAGCCGAACGCGCTGCCGCTGGCGCCAAACAAAGCCCCGCACGATTCGTTTCGTGCGGGGCTTTTTCATTCATGGCTGCTCGGCACGCCGCGCCCGCGCCGCGTCGCTGCCGAACCACCGGTCGAAACGCCGCGTGTAGTTCAGGTCGACGCCCTGGAACGTGCCGCCGTACGCGGACACGGACCAGAAGCGCGTCAGGTTGATCGTCGCCTTGAACGCGTTGCTCGCCGACTGCAGCCCCTGCTCGAAGCCGAGCACGAACCGCTCGTTGATCGCCTTCGACACCAGCACGACCTGCGGGTCCGTCAGGCCCACTTCGCTGCGGCCGACCGAGACCTCGTCGAGACCGAAGGTCTGCGCGACGCGCTTGCCGGTCACGCTGCCGAGCAGCCCGAGCGCCGCCGTCATCGTGCCCTGCTGACCGACGTTGTTGCCCTGGTCGGTGCCGTGCCCGAACAGCAGCCACGACAGCTTTTCGTTGTCCGTGACGTTCGGTTCCGACACCAGCTTGACCGTCAGCGACTGGATCGTGCCCGTGACCTGCACGCCGGCCTCGACTTCCTGGTTGCGCCGCATCGCGAGGATGTTGACGCCCGGGTTCGACACGGGGCCGTTGAACGTGAAGAAGCCGTTCTCGATCGCGAGCTTGCGGCCGAACGACGTGTACGTCGACCCTTCGGTCACACGCACGTTGCCAACCGCGCGCAGCGGCACGCCCGGCGCGCTCATCACGGTAATCGTGCCGCGCAGCCCGAGATCCGCGCCGTGCCCCTTGAAGCGGAAGTTGTTGCCGAGGCCGATGTCGATGTTCGCGCGCGGCGCGAGCGACGGCGCCGGTTTGTCCGCGGCCGGCTTTGGCTTGGCAACGGCGGTGCCGGTCGGCGTCTCGCCGCGCACCGTGCCGTCGGGTTGCACGATCACCACGTCGTCCGACAGATGCGGCGCCGACTCCTCGGGCAGGTCGAACAGTGCGCGATCGACGACGAACTTGCCGTCGATCGACAGCGCGCCGCGCGGCCCGTCGTTCGCGACCGTCGCCTTGCCCGACAGCGACAGCTTCCGGTCCGGCGCCGCGAACAGCTCGAGCTTGTCCGCGACGATGCTCGCGGTCAGGTCGGGCGCCTCGCCGTCGAGACGCACGCGGCCAAGTGCGCGCAGCGTGCCGTCGCCGCCGTGGAACTCGACCTGCTGGAATTCGACGAGGTTTTCCGACAGCTTGATGCGCACGATGCCGTCCTTCAGCTGCACGCCCTGGTCGACGAGCGTCGCGGACAGGTCGTCGCCCGTCAGCATCCCCGACAGGTTCGGCTTCGCCGGCGTGCCCGCGACGGTCAGCTTCAGCGCCGCGCGCCCGCCGAGCAGATAGCTCGGCCCGAACAGGTTGCCGGTCGTCTTCAGCGCCGGGACGTCGACGTCGATGCGGCCCGACAGCGGGCCATCGTCGACCACGCCGAACATGCCGTCGCGCAACGCGAACGGCACGGTGACGTTCGCATCGAGCGTGCCGATCCGGTTCGCCTTCGCGAGCGCCGTCACGTTGAGCCGGTTGCCGGGCGTGAAGTTCGCGCGCGCGGACAGGTCGGTCAGCCCCAGCGACGCGATGCCGCGCCCGCTCTCGATCGTCACGTCGCCGCCGCGCCGCTTCACCTGCACATGGCCGGTCGAGTTCGCGCCGAGCGAGAAATCCCAGTCGGCGTCGAGCACGACGTCGGTTCGTACCGGCGGCCGCTGGCCCGTCAGCTCCTGGCGGACCTCGAGGAAACGCGCGACCGACACGCCGCTCACGGAGCCCGCCGAGCGCATCTGGCCGTGATCGAACACGAACGACTTCAGGTCGATCGCCGCGCCCTCGAGCGTGAGCCGCGTCGCGCCGAGCGTCACGCGGCCGGCACCGACCGATACGGTCAGCGGCGCCTGCAGCGCGACGGCCGGCGTGCCGCGGTTCGCGAGCCGCGTCACGGTACCGTCCCAGCGCATCCCGTCGCGGCTCTCGACCACGCCGCCGTTCGCCGCGAGCGTCAAGTCGATCACGCGGCCGCCGGCCGTCCCGAGTGCCGACGCGTCGAGCGTGTGCTTCGCGCGCGTACCGTCGAGGTTCGCGCGCAGCGATTTCAGATTCAGCGAACCGAGCGCGAGGTCGGTCGCGTCGGCCGTGAACACGAGGGCGCCGTGCGCGCCGTCGCGGATGTCCGCGCGACCCTGCGCGGCACCGATCCGGTTCGAGCCGACGACGACGTGCTCGGCCTTGTAGGTGGCCGTCACGTTCGGGTGCGCGAAGCTGCCGGTCAGGTCGCCCTGCGCCTGCACGAGCCCTTCCACGCCGAAGCCGAGCCGGTCGAGCTGCGGCGCGTCGATGACGAACCGCAGCCGGTCGCCGGGTGCCCCGAAGCTGCCGCGCAGGTCGACATGATTGCCGGCGATCGACAGGTTCGCGTTGCTCGGCAGGATCCGCGAGCCGGCGAGCTGCACGACGCCGGCGCCGGTCAGCGGCACGCCGTCGTACAGGCTGTCGCCGAGCTTGAAGGTCGCCTTCGTCGACACCTGCGGCGCGAATGCGCCCGACGCCGTCAGCGTGCCCGACACGCGCGTCTCGCCGCGCCTGGGCGGCGCCTTCGCGACCTTGACAGGCGCCTTGCCGCTGCCGGCCTTCGGCGCGCTCTGCGCGGCGAGCAGCAGCGGATCGAATCCGGTCAGCGTCGCCTTCGCGTCGTAGCTCGAATGCGCATCGTGGCGGAACACGCCCGTCAGGTCGATGCGGCCCTTGCCCGCCGTCACGCGCGCGTCGGTCAGCACGGTCTGCTGCGGCGTCAGCGCAACCTTCGCGCGTGCGCCGAGCGCGAGCTTCGGATCGTTCAGGTTGAAGTCGACGGTCGTCACGCTGGCCGCGAGCGTCACGCCGAGCGGGCCGCCCAGGCGCATCGGCCGCAGCTCGGCGACGAAGGCGTTCAGGTCGAGGTTCGCGACCTTCAGGTCGAAGCGGCCCTTGCCGCCCGTCAGCGTGCCGTTGCCCGTCACGCTGCCGTCGCGGATCAGCTTCAGCGCGAGCGCGTCGATCCGCTGCGCGTGCGCGTCGAGATGCACGTTCGCGTGCGCGTCGATCACCGGCAACAGGTGATCGCCGAGCGTGCCGGGCTTCGCGTTGACGATCGACACCGGGCCCGTCACCGCGAACCCCTTTGCGGGCGCCGAGCCGGCCGGCGCGGTCACGGGTGCGAGTTCCGCGCGCACCGCGAGATCGGCGGCCGGCGCGCCGGGCGCGAGCGCCTGCGGGTTCACGTGATCGAACGCGAGCGACGCGCGCGTGAGCGGCACCGCGCCGAACGGCGCGGCCTCGACGTGCGCGCGCCCGTTCAGCTTCATCCCGCTCGCGTCGACTTCCGCGACGAGCGCCTCGAGCGAGCCCGACACGCGAGCGCGCGCATCGACCGGCTCGTCGGCCAGCTTGCCTGAGTAAGTGGCCTCCCCCGTCAGCGCGAACGGCTTCACGCCGTCGAGTTTCGCGCGCGCGGTCAGCGCACCGTACGGCGTATCGACGCCGTCGAGCACGAGTTCATGGTGACGACCGTCGCTGCGGCCGTTCAGCGCGAGATGGTCGAGCTGCGTCGTCGAGCCGCCGTCGTGGATCGCGAGGTGATCGACGCGCAGGTCGTCGATCCGCAACTGCAGCGGCAGGCTCAGGTCCTGCGGCGTCGTACTCGGCGTCGACGGCCCCGGCGGGATCCGCACGTCGATCGTGCCGGCGCGAAGATACGCGATGGACAGACGCCACGGCGCGCGGGTCAATGCCCAGCGGCCGTCGATCCGGTCGATGCGGATTTCGGTACCGGTGCCGTCGGGGCTCGTCCAGGCGAACCCGCGCAACCGCACGCCGGTCGCGAGCGAGCCGCCGTCGAGCGTGCCCGCGAGCCGCGCGCCGAGCACGCGCTCCGCCACCTGCCACGCGAGCCGCGTGCCGTGCTCGGTCGTCACCGCGGCCAGCACGAGCCCGACGGCCAGCACGACGAGCAGCACGACCGTCGCGAGCGTCCCATGCGACGAACCGCCCGATGCGCGCGACGGGCCCGCGGCGCGGCGCGCGCGGCGGCGCGTCGGGCGCGCCGCCGGGCGTGTCCGGATCGCCAGGCGGCGGCGTGTCGTTCGTATCGTTCGGGTCCTTCGTCATGCGGTTCGTCGATGAAGCGGTACGTTCAGAAAGCGATGCCGAGCGTCAGGTACGGGCGCACGCTATGGTTGCGCAACCCGTACGCGACGTCGACGTTGATCGGGCCGACGGGGCTGCGCCAGCGCGCGCCGACGCCGACGCCCGGGTAGAACACGCGTTCGCCCCACGCATCGGTGGCCGTGCCGATGTCGAAGAACGTCGCGGCACCCCAGTCGCGGTTGAACCAGTGCTGGTATTCGGCGGTGCCCGTCATCAGGTACTTGGTCGGCAGGACGGAACCGTCGACGCTGTTGCCGATGCTCTGGTAACCGTAGCCGCGCACCGAGTTCGAGCCGCCCGCGCGGAACAGCAGCGACGCCGGCACGCCGGTCGAGCTGCCGCTCGTGAACACGCCGCCGAGCTCCGCGCGGAACACGAACAGGTCGCGCTTGCCGACCGGCAGGTACTGCTGGCCGCGCGCGTAGCCGCGGATGAAGGTCTGGTCGGTCAGTACGCCCTTGACCGCGAAGCCGGCCTCCGCGTGGATCAGGTTGCCCGAACGCGGGAACAGCGGATCGTCGACGTTGCGGCGCGTCCATGCCCATTGCGGCACGAGCGCGCGGCTCGTGGTCGGCCCGCGCCGTTCTGGTCGAGCCGGTCCTGGTAGTACATCAGCGAATACGAATAGTCGATGAACTGGCCCGTGCGCGTGCGCTGCACGCCGACCCGCGCGCTGTAGATGCGCGTATCCGACACGTTGGTGTTCGTGTACGACGCGAGCACGCTGTTGGTCCAACCCTTCTCGCCCGGCGGCATCGACAGCTGGACCTGCCCGTATTGCTGGATCTGGTCGAGCCGGCCCGACACGGTCAGCGGCCACGCGGCGCCGAACGTGTCGAGATACGTGTAGGAGCCCTGCACATGCGGCCCGGTGTCGGTCGCGAAGCCGACGCCGCCGCGGATGTTGTTGTACGGGAACTCGCTGACCTTCACGTGCACGGGCGTGCGCTCGGGCTTCGCCGTATCGTCGCCGACGTCGATCGCGACGCTCGCGTAGTACGGCGTGTTCTGCAACTGCCGCTGCAATTCGGTGATCCGCTGCACGTCGTAGATCTCGCCTTCCGACAGCGGATTGACGTTCGTGACGATCTTCTCCGGATAGCGCCGCACACCGTCGACGTCGACCTTGCCGATCGTGAACGTCGGACCGCTGTCGAACGTGACCGCGAGCGTCGCGCGCTGCGTGCGCGGATCGATGCGCGCCTCCGACGACGCGATCTTCGCGCCGAGATAACGACGCGACTGCAGTTGCCTGAGCGCCGCGCCCTTCGCG
Proteins encoded in this window:
- the metG gene encoding methionine--tRNA ligase, which codes for MSASDLTSVQAAAPQGDRQILVTSALPYANGQIHIGHLVEYIQTDIWVRTLRMHGHEVYYIGADDTHGTPIMLRAEKEGLTPKQLIDRVWTEHKRDFDSFGVSFDNFYSTDSDENRVLSEKIYVALQEAGFIAEREIEQAYDPVKEMFLPDRFIKGECPKCHAKDQYGDSCEVCGSTYLPTELLNPYSVVSGATPVRKTSKHYFFRLSDPRCETFLREWVSGLAQPEATNKMREWLGDAGESKLADWDISRDAPYFGFEIPGAPGKYFYVWLDAPVGYYASFKNLCDRNGVDFDAWIRPGSTTEQYHFIGKDILYFHTLFWPAMLEFSGHRTPTNVFAHGFLTVDGAKMSKSRGTFITAQSYIDTGLNPEWLRYYFAAKLNATMEDIDLNLDDFQARVNSDLVGKYVNIASRAAGFLIKRFDGRVQDSAMNHPLVVKLRDAIPGIAAHYEAREYGRALRHTMELADEVNAYVDGAKPWDLAKDPANAVALHETCSVSLESFRLLSLALKPVMPRVAEAVESFFGIAPLAWADAAKPLSSEQPIKAYQHLMTRVDPKQIEALLAANRDSLQAEATGAAAASANAAKEAKNAKVNAKPAAVNGADDAPISIDDFAKIDLRIAKIVACQAVEGSDKLLQLTLDVGEEKTRNVFSGIKSAYQPEQLVGKLTVMVANLAPRKMKFGLSEGMVLAASATDEKAEPGLYILEPHSGAKPGMRVK